Proteins encoded in a region of the Canis lupus dingo isolate Sandy chromosome 17, ASM325472v2, whole genome shotgun sequence genome:
- the NHLH2 gene encoding helix-loop-helix protein 2 gives MMLSPDQAADSDHPSSAHSDPESLGGADAKVLGSVSDLEPVEEAEGDGKGGGRAALYPHPQQLSREEKRRRRRATAKYRSAHATRERIRVEAFNLAFAELRKLLPTLPPDKKLSKIEILRLAICYISYLNHVLDV, from the coding sequence ATGATGCTGAGTCCGGACCAAGCGGCCGACTCGGACCACCCCAGCTCGGCGCACTCGGACCCGGAGTCGCTGGGCGGCGCGGACGCCAAGGTGCTGGGCAGCGTGTCGGACCTGGAGCCGGTGGAGGAGGCCGAGGGCGACGGCAAGGGCGGCGGCCGGGCCGCGCTCTACCCGCACCCGCAGCAGCTGAGCCGCGAGGAGAAGCGCCGCCGCCGGCGCGCCACCGCCAAGTACCGCTCGGCCCACGCCACCCGCGAGCGGATCCGCGTGGAAGCCTTCAACCTGGCCTTCGCCGAGCTCCGCAAGCTGCTGCCCACGCTGCCCCCGGACAAGAAGCTCTCCAAGATCGAGATCCTGCGCCTGGCCATCTGCTACATCTCCTATCTCAACCACGTCCTGGACGTGtag